The Lolium rigidum isolate FL_2022 chromosome 2, APGP_CSIRO_Lrig_0.1, whole genome shotgun sequence genomic interval tccacatcaggggactgaccgtacgctagcctatcaaacaccggagagcgctgcagcacattgatgtcattgtgcgagccagccattccgaagaatgagtgccaaatccatgtgtcatgggaagcaacagcttcaagaatgaccgtgCACCCTCGGAATGGCCGCTCGTAtgacccctgccaaccaaaggggcagttcttccactcccaatgcatgcgatctatgctgccaagcatcccaggaaacccccggaagcgttgatcgacaacggacgagctgtgtcctctcgcatttggttgccggaggtatcgttctccgaacgaaccgatcaccgctctgcgagaacctgtacatcgattccaggccggttgactcactcatgcgcgtgtactcatctacgaaatcaccggcaacgccatatgcgagcatcctaatcgctgccgtgcatttcgggtacgaagagaggcctaccttgccaagtgcatccactttcgcacgaagtagtcgtcgtagatcttgacgccatccattatccggcggaacagcggcctgttcatccgaaaacgacggcgaaacaagtgcggcacgaacaatgggttgggttggaagtagtcgttgtagagctggtcgtggccgcgttctcttttgcggtccaaggcggccgcgcgcccggcaaggaccccggaacacggggatctgcgagacaatgtgctcgtggatgagcaccgcagcatccgtgaaaaattcgtcgtcggactcctcttctgacgacgtgtcgatgaagttcttgaagtagtactcgtcgtcgctgtccaccatgatccgaaaagagacacatattagttcgagcttttgaacgaacacctcgcgagcggaggcgatccaaatgcttctctagggacctgcagccatggccgtctcagccgacttgcggtctggaaacacggtgcgggggggctcacctccggcggaaacggcgcagctgcgaacggcgggaggtgtcgcgacggtgagaggacaacaacgccggcgccggcgtcctccgacttctgctacgacgcggcgaaagcagcgcgggacctcgacctatgcttccgcccgcttgccggcgtctcgacgacgatggccggcgtcgacgcgctccgaaatcgccggtccgtgggtggcggcggagcggggtggggagatgtgtgcggcggccttgtgttttgggtggcagacaggcgggccagggcggACAAGggaaggacgcgagcgaccagcctttcgcgtccgcggccacgcaaacccggccaagatttgggccgggtttgggtcgtcccggacgccgcggccatccgttttagggatgggtccgcgcgctgggccgcgtttttatccgtttcgacccatccggacgcgcgggcgcgggatgggtcgcccggttggagatgccctaacattcTATGGTTCCATGACTGAGCTAGGTAGCGAGGTTGTAGACGTGTGACTGATGGTGGGAGCTAGGTAGCTAGCCATGCATGGCGTTGTGGACTTCTTGTAGCTGATGACGTGGAAGCTGTCCTGCCTCCTGCGCACGGCGAGGTCGGCCTGAAGAATATCGGAATCCTGTGTGCTAGTCAGCTGGGATATCAGGGCACATCACGTCTCGGTCGACAATTAAATACGACCCATATGTTTTTGCTTTTTGTCCCAATCGTCCATCACTTTTTGTTGATCTCGTTGAAACCGCGGACATGCACTAAAAACTTTAGAACAACGATAGTTAGGGTATCTTCAACAGGCTGACTCAAATTGACGATCCAAATGGTATGTTTCTATCCGTTTGAGTCGGCCAGCGGACTGGATGCGTCGCGCGGTTCGGCTGGTCCGGACACTGCGCGCAGCGGGACGACCCATTTGGTCCGGAGCTGGTCAAATTATCTTGCATTTCATTTCTCAAATGTTGCATACATATTGGCAGATTTGATTCAAGCAAATAGAACGTAAGTAAAAACATAATGAAAACATGGTAGAAACTGCATCGTCTTCGTCTTGGCGTCACCTAGTCGTCCTCGTCGGAGTGGTAGGCTGGCGGCACATGCTTTCGTCAAAGATCTTGACGTTGGAGTCGTTGTGGCCGTCGTACTTGAAGACGGCCAAGTGCCCGACGTCCATGGCGTGCGAGCGGGCGATGCGCCTCCCTCCGTTATGGAGGAACATCTACCCCTCGCGAGCATCACCTCCACGGGCCAAAGGCCGGTCGCGCCACCAGACACACATAGGAGGACATGGTGGGGCTCTTGCCCATCGACGATCGAGGCGAACCTCTGAGGTGCAGCCTCTGGGAAATGGAAGATGAGAGCTTGTGGAAGAAATGGCTGACGGCGCATCGAACGAAACACCAACATTGATGAACGGTAGGCGGTGCGGCCAGAGTAGGAGCGCATGCGTAGAGTGGCGCGGCCAGAGTACTTCCATtgatggccagaggtagaaggccGTTTGATCGCTTACATGTGAGCCCAAGATGCACGCGGGTGGACACGGAGGACACGCTCGCTATCCGCGCCAACGCATCAGTTCCCCAAATTTGGTGAACGGATGGGTCTGGGACGAATGGGTTGGTCCGTTTGCATCGCCTCGCTGGAGCGTGCGCGGCCTATCCGCCTGCCCGCACGGACTGAATCGTACACACCAGAACCGGATGGGTCGGCCCACTGTAGATGCCCTTATACTACTAGTAGACGATAAATAGCTTTAACAATTTATTTTTTAATGGAATGTAACAATTAGCTCAAGTACTGAATTACATTACACAAAGTTGTGAGTAGTGTATGGCCATGGGTATAGTCATGTCAGGGTATATCCCAACTTCCCCTAATCCATTGAGTTGGTGATATCGCCACCGACCTCAATCTCCCTTTACCCCGGCGGATTTGTGGCAACTAGGAGTGTCAAAAATGGTCGACATGCCAATAGGGAGTAGGAGAACGCGGCTGCGCATAGCAAGGTGTGAACTATTTTGTATTATTGATCTACGAAATGAGTAACGGTACTCACGAGTATGGGTACAAGCAAAATAGGTAAGACATGGATAATTTTTTACACCCACGAGACGGTTACCCTATCCAACTGggcctttgagattttcaaaaaaaaaatgattaaGTTAAATATGTTGGGTCTATATTAGGCCAAATTTCAACATACTCCGTATCAATGATCTACCAAATGAGTAATGGTACTCACCGGGTATGGGTACAACCAAAATATTTACCCATGGACAAAATGGGGGAAAATACCCACGAGATGGTATAGGTACTATATTGTTCTATCTATACATGTCCTTTTCATTGTCATCTTTGTACTTTGAGTCTTTCCCGAGTAAAGAAGATATCATTTTCCGACTTTCCGTGCAGTAGctgacatggaattcaccaaactGGGTTTATCAAACATGAAATTCACCAAACTGATATACATCTGGGCCGATTCGCAGGTCGGCTGTGTAAGGCCAGGGATGCAGAACTTTCTGGTCCACCAGAGATACAAGTTATGTCCATTTGTTTTCGTTGGCGCTCAGCCCAGCTAACTTAGTTAGGCTTTCAGAATTTCCATGACTGAGTTTGTAACCATAGAACGAAAACACACGCCGCACTGAATGTGCCTCACTGCTTACAGTGTGCCTGTTCTTCGGCTCTGAAAGCCTGCTGGACGATGGTTCACCTCTGGATCTGGCAACGATGCAGGTTGTTCTATTCTTCCGGTTGGCTGTTGATTAATCAAGTGGCGCGGTTACTGTCAAAAGATAACAGCAAGTCCGGGGAAGAAAACAGTTCGTCCCAGATAAAGGTGGAAACTACAGTACAACACATCCAGATTGATTCAGTTTTCATCTAAAATTCGAGTCTGCATTCAGCTTCTTAGATGGAACAGACAGAGACACGAGTATGTAAAATACAGTTATTGTTACTAACACAAGGGAACAGAGTACGCGGATACATCAAAACGATTTTGATCACTGACCTAATCCTCATTAACCACGCCCTAGATATGGCAATGGCACCTGATCATCACAATTGAATCACACACAGTCACGCATCAACAATTAAACTACCCGTACTAGCTAATTAACTAATAGTTTTACGTGCCCTACTAGATCACCTTGCTCAAACAAAACCGGCTAGCACCATCACTGCAGCTGATAGAACGGCGCAAGCGAACGACGGCAGGAACGAGACCCCCGCGGCGGACGAGTACTCCATGGACGGCGCCGGGCCAGGCCCCGGAGGGAACAAGGACGCCGATGGCTGCGGAGGCGATGGCGCCACTGTCGGAGCTTGCGCTGGGGCCAACGACGATGCCGGCGcgggcggctcggcggcgaggACGTTGATCATGAGCCTCTGGCCGTCGGCGCAGTGTCCGAGGTCGGCGCTGGCGAAGTAGGCGAAGCCCGGCGCGTCGAGGAGGAAGAGCGTGCTGCCGTCCTTGGGCACGGGGCCCGTGCCGACCCCTACCGTCTCGTTGCAGTGGTAGTACCCCGCCTTGCTCACCTTGATCACCGTGTCGTTCTTGTACACGAACTCTGCATGCATTCACATCAGGAAGATACTTACATTGAGCTATCAATTCCTAGCTGGAAAACTAAATCAAGAAAGGAAAACGCTCGCGCTCGCGTAGCAGATGGATTACCGATGGAGTCCTCGACGAAGAAGGTGATGGGTGACGCCCACTTGACGTAGAACATCTCCTTGTCCACCGGCGGCGGCACGCGCCACCCTTCGGGGCCGCCGACCCTGTACCGCTTCCCCAGCGGCGGTGCCGCGAGCGACGCCGGGCAGCAGACGGCGAGGAAGGCGATGAGGAGCGCCGAGATACGGATCAACAGAGACGCCATCGAGGCCATGAGGAGATTCAGTTCACAGAAGGCACGCTGAGATGATCCCCGGGGAAGAAGCTCTGATGTGTGTGTACTGTCTCTACTAGCGCGCGGTTTGATCGATCGCTCGGAGCGAGGAGAAGTGATGAGTGGAGGAGGAACTTATAGAGAGAGGTGTGTTTCTGGCGTTGATCGATTCGATCGTGTAGCGGCGCAAAGTGGTAACCGGTAGGGCTGGGGGGAGCGTACATGCATGGCGAACTCAACCGATTGCTGAATGGCGGTTAGGTCAACTCGGCGTCGCTCGCGCGCAGTGGGGAGTGGAGAACGTGGCGTTGGACTCTCACTAGGCAGTTGAGATCCGTGGGGACTCTGTAGTGTAGCGACGATGCCATAGGTTGGACTCTCACTAGGCAGCTCATGAACAATATGCTGTACTTGGACGGAAAATACATTCGTGATCATGGCCTCATGGGTGCTAGGCACCCAATACatccaaaagaaaaaaacagtaaataaaaaagGGTTAATAAATCCGAATCCTTTGAGGAACCAAAGATGATCAAGTATTTTACTTGTATAAAAAAAATATTCGGGAGTGAATTATCATTATATACAACAAGGTAGAAAGACAAAACCGAAAAGCCCCATGTCCATGTACTATTCATGCTATATTCAtcataaatttgtcttttttcatCCAGGATATGATGGAAAACATTTCGAGATCAAACatttttatacgagtacaatacctaACCATCTTTTGTTTCCAGGAGGATTCGGATTTTTTTTCAATATTTGAAATTTCAACGAATTTTGGGGTTTATGGATGCATAgcacccatgtgccaaaaatCTGTGTCTGTACTTGAACACCTTTCAGACCTTTTCTCCTTTATTATGGGAAGTGGCTCGTACGTGAACTTGGAGATTCATGACCTCGAGATCAATAGTACAGTGCTTGCACATGGCATTTTAAGCTTCCTACTGAAGATGGGGTGTGGTAAACTATCCTAAAGGAGAAAATACATAGGCTCACATGCTTCGCCACTAGTTTATTGAAAACCAGGTGACTCGCACTTTTGGGCTGGTCTAATAGCTAATAAGAAATATTTATTTCCATATGGTTTGTTCTCCATTAGGGATGACTCTGAAATAAAGTTCTAGGAGGATAAATTGCTAGGTAACGCCACTTTCCGAAAACAGTATCTAGGTTTGTACAATATTGCTCGCCACACAAGTGATACACTCGCTAAGGTGTTGAAAACTTTCCCACCAAATGTGGCGTTCAGAATAGATCCCTCTGGTCCTAAACTACCAGCTTGGAATGAGTTGCTATAATGTCTAGATTTTGTACATTTGACGCAGGGGTCCGAAAATTTTCGATGGAATTTGCATGGGAATGGTAAATTCTTAGTGGGGAGAAGACCCTTGCTACATATACTTGTGGGAAAAAGATGATTGCTACaaatactctgcacttggagtcccaacgagttggtacacacgaAGTTGTTGCCACCAGggagacatccccaagcttaggcttttgcaatCCCTTCTTGTTCTTCATTGCGGTGGTGGATAGTTCCATTGGTGGAAATCTTTGGTGAATTCGATGTTCATGGGTTCCGAATGTGGCGTGGATACGGCTCCATGTGTTCATCATCTAAAATTAAACCTTAATCAAATAACTTTTTGATCCGATAGAAATAGGCAGTGAATGTTCCTCTACACTTTCTACCAAAGAATCTCCTCTAAAAATATGAAACTATCATGCTTCCTAAGAAAACGTTTCAAATAAAGACCTACGTCTAGATTGATAACGCCAAATGAAAGAGCACAGATTTGCATGAAATAAGTTGGGGATCGGAGGAGAATCATACCTTGGATCGATGTGGTGCGCGGAAATGAATAAAAAACAAACACAGGTTGAGATCTTGGGAGGTTTTGGTGAGGTTTGGAGTGAGGGAAAATAAGAGAGGATGAAACTCTGATCCGACGTACGGGCGCGCTCCACCTGTACCGACCCGTGGTACCTTGCGGTTAGGGTTTCGACCTTGTAGAGGATGTTGGTACGGACAGGTGGTACAGCGGTGTCTGACCGTATGAGCCTTTGGCAAACTCTCAGATGCTCTTCGTGTTTTCAACTTCTTGGCTTCTTGACTTGGGTCGGGCGCGCGGTATGGCAGCGTTCGGCATACGCGTGCTCGCTAAACTCTCTTATGGGTTTCTGGAAAATGTTGATTTTCTCTGTGGGTGTCGTGGAGGTGGTACGGCTGGGTCGTACGGCAGGACCTCGCCGTACTGATATTCGTTTAACTCTCTGAACCCACTAGATGTTGGTATTTTTCTTTGCAACTTTTTTTCTTTTATCCTAAGAATTCTGCCAAGAGCTCCAAACAATAGAAAAACGTTAAATAGCACTGTTTAATATATGGCCACATAAAAAAATTGTTAACTAGgagaaatttaaaatttgtttcagCTCTCCCTTCAGATCATTTGAACACTCATAATtataaataaaaaaacaaaacaatttaaaactaaaaatttaacaaaaactttatttacatGGGTTGCCTCTCATGAAGCGCTTCCTTTTTTGGTCGTTTAGCTTCACCGTGACGGTGATCATTTTGGCCTAGAGAGTGAAACTCCCACTCCAAAGTAGTTGGGCTTCAAGGTGATGATCCAACAccattcttcttgttcttctttttcCTGGGGAAATGCACAACAAACGACTCCCGAGAAGGTAATTCAAATCACAAATTTCCATCATGGAGATTAATCAAAGCTTTAGCAATTCTTAAAAAGGGTCTACCAAGGATTATTGGTGCTATGGGATCTTCAGGCTTCTGAAAAATCACAAAATCAATGTGTGTTGGGCACTCTTTAATGTgcacaaaaagattttgcttaatGCCAACATCTTATTTATAGGTAGAATTAGCTAGATGAAGTTTTTGCTCAGCGATTTCAACGGGACTAAGGTTaagtctttcaaaaaaaaaaatagtagaaACACTATcaccaagatcacaaagtgcaGCTATCTAACTTACTCCAATTTTAATCTTAGCAGTTGGCTCAAATATATCATCTAGCTTGGTAGGAAGTTTCTCAGATAATTCCTTGTAATCATTTTCTAGCTCACGCACCTTCATAGCAACTTGATGAATAAAATGTTGGTACATGGCTTCATTACCTTCGCAATGCATGGGGTTTCGAAGGTGATCATTTTAACAAGGTCCTCCACGTTGTAATCCGGAGAAGGAGCATTGTTATAGTCCAATTCTTGAGGTTCTTCACCTTTTTCCATTCCCATCGTCTTTAGATCTGCAACTGGGTTTGGTTCAGGTTTTCTAGCAAATCTTGAAAGTATGACAATTTGACTCTCACCTATCTATCCCAGTTGTATCTTCACAACTTTGGTTCTCTCTTAAAGAGCCTACACATATTGCATAAGTGTTATAGCCTGGTCAGATAACTTATTAATAAGATTATCATGGTTCTCCCTGATCTTCATTAAGatattatttttctgagtttgagATTGCGTAAAAGTTTTAGAAGTATTTTCTAACACGGAGAGATTACCATTGTTTACTcccatattattattattattattgttatAGTTATTGTTATTGTTATTAGGTGCACCTgtagtgataaggggtggcccgatcttctcagtaagcaacggtggtgatgatgatcacgaggtgattgcagcggaggtaactcgatgaagtggatgataacttgtatgacgcaacgagatctctcgattggtccctgtcgctaatgcaacagctctcaaccctgcaagatattcgcaactccacacacttgcgcacgtagccgccgaccacgaagcggtaagttgcaaccgtctaattcccaatgaaacagcagatcacacaagattttcagatctacacaatatcaagcaatatggtgtagggaattcaatagttttgcaaagcaaacaactaagaactagggtttatcttaaacgaggtctaaagcagctaggggcgtcctgggcacttatataggcatcCGGGACGACTTctagtcgaaaagatacaagaataaccgacccagaatagatctggtcgagacagactcggacacggccagtctggaatccggttgaccgggtctgggaccggccggtccggtctggaccgggcGAGGCATCCTGGCTTACTGGACTCGCCCCGGTTGGCACAGGTGGaaaacccggtttggaccgggctgcgtcggcgtgggggccggtcggaccggccctgggaccgagtGACCCGGCGgtacggccggttgaccggtcctggcgccggctggaacttcttctcctctcgcgcatgcctcccgctcctccctcgcgcgttcatgagatatcttcatgtccagctccatgtccagcttcacgtccttcTTTATGTCCAGCTGCtcatctcctcctcgtgcgatgcttgtctcctcttcatacctgatgatacataagtaacaggacttaggcagtataaagttctcatcaatcaaggtatcgtttaggaacaaatgcacctgttgtttaagtagcttcgcacgaactagtgtcattggtccaatcctgacttcattggacttgatcttcacagcaggatcatcttcttttaatgatggaggtagtagtgaggtagggatgtcctcatcatctcccccccttcaaaaggcgtcgacctcgacgctccaaggtcttctccgtcatatggtgtcaaatcagcaacattgaaagatttactgacaccaaactcatcaagtggaagatctatcgagtatgcattatcattgatcttggcaagcactttgtaaggaccagcaccacgaggaagcaacttggacttccgtagcttcgggaacctatccttgcgaaaatgtactcaGACCATATCACCATGTTTGAACAACatatccttgcgcttcttgttcatccttgcagcattgctcttgcctttcctctctatcaactctttagtcttcacatggatctttcgcacaaaatctgccctcttggatgcctccatattaactctctcatgtatgggcaaaggcaacaagtcaagtggagtaatgggtttgaaaccatacaccacctcaaaaggacacagctccgtggtagaatgtaccgccatgttgtaagcaaactccacatgcggcaaacactcttcccactccttcgggttcttcttgatcatggatctcaatagttgtgacaatgttctattcaccacttcaatttgtccatcagtttggggatgacaagtagtactgaaaagtagcttcgtccccagctttctccacagcgtcttccaaagtagctcataaacttcacgtcacgatcgtaaacaatagtctt includes:
- the LOC124689968 gene encoding early nodulin-55-1-like, with product MASMASLLIRISALLIAFLAVCCPASLAAPPLGKRYRVGGPEGWRVPPPVDKEMFYVKWASPITFFVEDSIEFVYKNDTVIKVSKAGYYHCNETVGVGTGPVPKDGSTLFLLDAPGFAYFASADLGHCADGQRLMINVLAAEPPAPASSLAPAQAPTVAPSPPQPSASLFPPGPGPAPSMEYSSAAGVSFLPSFACAVLSAAVMVLAGFV